In Nematostella vectensis chromosome 12, jaNemVect1.1, whole genome shotgun sequence, the genomic window taggGAAAATGTGGTCCTCCCTTCTTTACTCACTTGTTGATGCTCAAAGTGgtttctatttgttttgagTTGTCTAGAAAGTCGGGCGCGACTAGTAAACACTCTCTGTAAACTTTTTTGGAAACTAAATACAAAAccatgcaaataaataatctttAATACTTCATTGTCATTGCGGAAATTCGTAACGATAAAAGAAATGACAGAATGGAAAATGAGTGAGAATGTCGCGCGCCATTTCACTTCAAGGCTTTAATTTCCCGCGGAAACTAAAGATGATCAACTTCCGCTAGCAATTTGCTATTCAATTTTTAGCCCTACGGATCATCAAATATAAAACAATGTTAACTATATCAGAACGGGTATTTTAACATCGTGTAATAGTTACTTACAATATTCAAAAATGATATCTCAACTATTAATTCTTGAAattatatacaaaaaaattacaCATATTATTATATACACATATAATTAGACATATTTCCAAATATCTCCAATAGTTCCAAGTATCTACTGTATTTAATGTTCCTTGAATAATCCCCATTATTATAGGTTTTCTTTGTTGGATTCTTTTTGCTAAATTGTCAAAGCCATGGCAGAACTTCCGTATGTCTTTCACATTTTGAATGTCATATTTTTTCAATTGCAAATAGTAAATCGTGGACAAGTCTGTGGACACATTCTGATTCAGCTTGCTCTTTCACTGTCTTACTCTAGTATTGTAATATGCAGTGAGCACTCTCAGTGAACACTGGGATAACAATAGATAAACATCTCCAGTATTGAATTCATCTCAGGTTGAGCTCTTCCCAAATGATGAGGCCCTCGTTGAGTGGCTGATCTTGACACATTATATCTTATGGTAACTATATTGTTCCCGCCATTTATGAATTATATTGAATGGTGTTTGTCTGAGTCACTTGACGACATGACACTCACACCATCTGTCACATCTGTTTCCACCTCTCCACCGTAAAATGCGCTGGGAGGGGGAATAATTGGTCCTCGTGTGAACACGCCCTGCAAGAGGAAGAAGTGCAAGGtgagaaaaaaacagtgaTTGGTGAACTATCCAGGGGCGgttctagcttttcgctaaagggggggtttgtctcagtgacaaaggggggagggtgtaacttttttgttacatatgactttctggcagcccaaagggggggttTAAGCccccctaacccctccccctagatccgctactgggcTTTACAGACAAAGCTCAAGTTAGAACAACTAGATTCTACTAAATTCTATGTCAAATTGACTTTTTGCCTGAGGAGTGTTCTAAGGTTTAATTCACTATAGGCAAGTATCCAGGGTCGCAAAGGGAATACAAAGAGAGATGCAGAGATtccatataaaaaaaatctatggTTTTGTTATTCTCCAATAAAAAAGACTCCTTCTTGGAGGTCAAAAGGGCATTCATGTTCCCTGCAACCACCCCTAGCAACACGCCAGAACTACATTCAACTTTACTTGATAACTGAACATTTTAGAGAATGTTTGCATGCACCAAATTCATACTCACTCGTCTTTGTTGTTGCAGCCGCAACTCAGGGTGTCTGATAGGGTCGTTAAGAGGGTAGACAATCTGGAGTTGAGGCTGCGATTGAACTGGAGCTGAGTGTCGACGCCTTAATACTGCGTTCTCCTCTTGGATTCTCAGGCAATGTTCCCTGTACATCTCAACCTTGAACAAAAAAGAAGATTCTTTTGATATAGAGGTAGATACAGGGGGCAGATATCCACACTACTACAAAGTAAAAGCAATATCTCTCTGTTTGgtataaaataacaaatgaaGTCTCAAGCTTATGAGAGGACCCTCTAATCCTCCCCTGGGTTATAATCACTTTGAATGGTGGATAGGTTAAGATGTGTATAAAGAATGCATATGTATACAGGTAGGCTTGTTTGAGACATACAACACTACCTGAGTGCAAAATGTTGTTAACTATGACTTTGTGAAAGATGTATAAGAAAATCAATAAATACCTCTTGAGTCAATGTAGCTATAATCTCTTGGGCATTTGCCAGTTCTGCTTGTATGCACTCTTTCTCTTTCTGGACACGCTCCCGATCTCTTCTCTCACACGAGAAGTCTTCCTTGAATTGTTGCATCTATTGAATAGAAACAAGTTAACAATATATAATCCTTGAAATGATCACACACATACAGACAACATAAAATATggtagaaatttttttttacattagtGCACCTTAATTATGAAAATAAAGACATGCATAATATGCTGATCATATTTTTGCAATATTTAAGTGCCAATTAAAATCAGTaatttagatatatttggGATAATTGATTTGTATTAATACCAACCTGGATTTTCACGTGATCCAAGTCTTCGTTGTTAACATGTGTTTGGGCTGTTTGGTTGCCTTTATTTCTCAAGGCCTCTGCAAGTCTCATCACCTCAGTTTCTAATGCTAGAACATGACTTTTGGATTCCTCTAGCTTCCGTCTGGTTTCATTTAGCTCCTCTCGAATTTCATCTTTTTCTTGGTTGTGTTTTGATGACATTTGTTCATACTCGTCTCTCCATTTTCTGTTCACTGTTAAAGCCTGTGTTAACAAGGACATGATTTCTTTGTAAAAATACGTTGTCAACAGTAAAATCTTTAACTTAATTTATATACACGATTCTTGTTAAAACCGGTTTGGCCTGTGTGAGCTTGTAAACAAACCGGACAAGGCAGGTGTGAAACCTGATGTCCAAAGTCGAAATTTTGACGAAAAGCGATTTTGGCAACTATTATTTTGGACAAAAAGCGTGCCATAGAAAATACGTCAAATATCAACCATATTTCTCCAAGGCGTTCTTTGTGCCCACGCACGCAtataaacacaaagcaaacCGCGagttaatttaattttttcgaCAATATCTCAATATTCTACGCACtactaaaaatattttgagccCTTCTCGAAATTTCTATGGGTTGGCGTGAATTAGGAAAGATATAATATTGTGCAAGAATAACgcgtttttttgtgtgtggcAAGCAtaaatttaagttttttttaataaagacAGTACATGGAAGGCTCGTTATTTGTTTCATTTAATATAGCATCTTACCTCGTCCAACTGCCTCTCAAGGCGTGAATCATTCGAGTTTGCACTTGTAACAGAGTTAGACTATCGGGGGCAAATATATTCAAATTAGACATGAAATTTAGTAAGCTACACACAACCGAAACAACTTGACCAACGTTCAACCTAGTCTTACCGAGTTTATTTGCTCAGTAGGCAAGCGATTTGTCATGTCTTGTAGTATTGTCTCCAGCATTTCATTCTCCCTAGTGAACCTCCTGCAACGTTCCTGTTCATTTTGCAGCTTGACAAGTAAAGCTCTCTTTTCTTCCAGCGTTTTAAGGTAGGTCTTTTGCATTTCCGCACACTTCGAGCAACGAGATTTCAAATTGGCGGCCATCTTGTTCTATACCAATAAATGCTTGCTTCTGTCACAAAAAAGTCCCTTCTGAGTTTCGATAGATCGAGTTTCCTTTTCTTGGAATATTAATATCCTAGGGAATTTCTCTGTTCAACAAGTTTCGTTTGCTTCGGAGTAGCTTGTGTTTTGGAGTAGCTTGGGTTTTATATAAAAGAAGACGCGATTGTCTTTGACGTCATGATGACGTCCTGATATTTTTAGAATGACATAAGAAACCCAAATCTGTGGGTTTTCCCGTATCATCGTCGAATAACAAAGTCACGTAGTAAAAAATGGGATAACCAAAGCCCCGTAAAAATAAAACCTATTGAGTCGACTGGAATTTACCCAAAATATAGAGGAAACTTACACACAAAATTTACCCCGGATGATAGAGCTATGTTTTGTATTTTACGGGAGAGTTTTAGCACGAGACGATCACTTCAGCATCTCGTCTAAAATGATTTACAAAACACAAATCATCTCCAAGGCATGTGATTGAACCCCCAAACCACGCACGATTCGCACGTGTAAAATTTAGTCTCAGAATTTCCGTAAAAGGGGCACTGAACTAGGAGAGGCTAGAAATTTTATGTATATCCTAATAtggaaaaatacaaaaagcccaaatagtcgtgatCGTGAACCAggagaataaatacaatacaccaaaaactgccaaatttttgtctttaataaggGCAGATATGGAAGATATTTTGGTATTATTTATGACATACCAAATTGAtctgggattttttttttacatttaattCGCTtatctacaaatagcacgtctattgcgaACCGGAAGTGGACTTTCAGCCGTTGTGTTGGGTATTGCGATCGCGCACCATCTTGctaatacactcttttttttatatgaaccTTTTGAAGACTTCAAAGTTATCGAAGTCACACGGTCACATCAAATGGGGGAGGTAAGGAAAAGCTAGAGAAGGGGAGGAATGGGACAAGGCCTTCGGTGTATAAATGAAACTGTTTCATGGTATTCACCGGTAGCAGGAGACAGTGTTTTATGCGAGGGAAGCTTGGGGTccctcttccccccccccccccctccctcccccctctttgTCTTCCTGTTACTTATCACAAGGCTTACCATTCTCTCGTTGTTATCATCCTGTCATGATCTATTACGAAATAAAGGTTGAATGAAATCTCATAAAGTTGTTTTTGATGTCAATAAATGGTAAAAAACATCGAAACCTTATGATTATGACAACGGGAGGATGCCGTAAGCCTGTGTGCTTATTCCAGCGATCACTAGTATTGTCTCAGCGGAGGGTATCGTGTGATGTGCCATAATGATCTTAAGAGCTTACTTgccatagccgtagcaggcctcgaattatttgggggggaggggcacgatacagaaacattaagaaaacaatggggggcacagccacgcccctactggtcattttcttataattattGAAAATACTGGGGGGGACGTGCTCaaccagtgccccaccccctgctacggcccggCAGGAGGAAAAGAGGGAGATTTGATACTGCATCATCAGTCAAAGCCAGCATGATGCGGACGACCGCTGCATAGCATCGTAGTctataaatttaaaataatataggTACGCTTGTGTATAGGCGGTCATCGTTCCCAGTCATAATAATATAATCTCTAgggcaaaaaatggcaagttttcccaaaataaggtctggttaacttcggtaagcttgaatttttgcatagaggttccttatatTATGttaaccaacatatcaaaaagtgtttttttttctaatggattcgtcttcgagatatgaggcttgaagtgcaattttcaaatgttaaaATTATGAGTTCTCTTCGtttctagggagaagtcgggatCTGATCAgcaattaagccaactttgctcactaatatctaaatttcctatgttctaaatttctttaaaatttggaattaagcttttgatCAGAGGAACTCATTGTATGCaaaatcttgagcttatatattgagaattgaaaatttcacgccattttttttgctatgaTATAATTTCAGTAATGAGCAGCTATAAGGGGTACAATGGTCGTCCATGACATCTCGGAGGCGCTTATAGTTTCATTCGCTGGTACGAGAAGGTTAAGTTATTTCGTATGCAAGTTTCGAATTTTCTTCAGCGAATTTTGCacatgaagaaataaaaaccgTGACCGTCACGCAAGTGGCCTGCTGTGACAAGGTAAGCGTCGTTGTACGGGCAAGGGATTATATTAAAGGACATGTATGAAGATAAACAGAAAAATCAAAGCATTTCTAACGTATTCAAACCTACGTGTGGGCAAAATTGTGAGACACAGACTAAAAACAGAAATttcccccctatttcaagtcccaCACTACCAGTCAAGTTCAGCTACCGATGACCcgagacggtatgccttgaagtttccagcAAACTCTAGCGACGGCGCTGTGACAGCCTTTGCTGACAGCAGtcttgcttgtaatttgcacATTACAGCTTTTGCGCATCAGGAGAGTGCCCTTGGACATCACGTGGTCTGCTGGGATAAGGCGCGGGACGCGACAAGGTCAAGTTGAATGACGTCATGATATTACGACGTTCTAATACAACGCTGTTTCCGGATGAGACAGTTATGCAATGTCTATTTAGTTGTGCAATATCTTCTACGTAAGCGCTATGTTTTTAGATGATCGCTGCCTAATTTGGTACATCTAGCTTGCAAGCCGGCTTTCTAGTGGGTTTATTCGGAAATTCCGGtttttgggattcctgtgggtTTTTTTAAGCCACAGGGATCCTGAACCCCAAAAACATTTCCCAGAAAACACACAGGCGAGCCGGCTAACAGGTTATTGGAACATTAGAACTATCCAAGGCGTCTCAATTTTgcttaaaatgaaataaataccTGTCGCGCTGTGTCGGTGCTCAAGGATCACTTCAAAACCTCTAGTGTGTATGCCCGAAAACAATATTCTACCTTTTCCGTGAACCCTTGGAATGCCTAATGATCGTAGTCTCTGCTCGTCGCTCGGACATTGGACGCATCTGGGTATAagggacagtgctgaaaaacgcaagactagttccagtaccgcgcggttaaactagcctttttgttttgaaatggcggcgttttaccggcggACTGTCACATTTCgacgaatgctaagaaaactagaccaaacccaaggctataattttctttatgactccctcattatcaaacaaatgtgtcatcttttgtacagtatggttttaatgctgtacagttagttaaaacagcgactgaagtcagcctttcgcaccttttactcgaacgattcaatactacgattgtgcttgttttcgccagagcccgcgcatgcgcatacgttattcagcactgtcggtATAAGGCAAGCTTCGAGAACAAGCGTGCGCTATAGGGCTCCGAAATGTTTGAATTCATTTTTATGCTTTTGGGTCAAATAAAAGTATGGTAAGGGTTAGGTAGGGTAACGCGGAGTTGGGTCGTCGGAGGCGGGGGAAGGTTTTACTTTACATGACCGAATGGGACAAACGACGTCTTAGGGAGGTGGGTGGGGATTTTTTCATGAACGAATGGGCCAAAGGACCCCTTTAGGATGGGAGGGGAATTTTCTGTTCTATAGGATAAAATGTACCTTGTGCGTTTAAATAGTCTTAAAATCTGTGGTTTTAAAAGTGAGGGAGGGGGTGTACTATAAGTGTACTATACAAATCAAATCACCGAAAACTAGACAAACCTAGGTTGTATGCAGTGGCGGAACAAGAGAAGGATAAAAGACgagtttctttttgttatttacagGGCCGTATCAGGGGGCGGGGCTCTGAGGGCACGTGccctccctcccccaccccaacatttctcccctcccccacccccctagtAGTAGTATTATACAGTTGTAAGGAAATGACTAGTACAGCTGTGTCCCCAGCCCCCTcaaaattttcttaatgttcctgtttcaaggcctgctacggctctggtTTAATAATACAATTTCAAACTTCAATCATTTCTGTCTGTGAACTGAACTTGACAGACCTCCAGGGGCCCTCCAGAGGTTACCTGGTTACCCAAAACATTCAATGGACGTCTTTGTGAGAACTTTCGTGTTTGACTATCCAAACCCAAAAGTTTACTAATTTGGCGAGCAGTAGGGTGACAGAAATTATTTATAAACCGGCGAAATCACTGGAAATTTGACGGTAACATTACACGATGATAAATATACAAAAGGGTGCCTGGGTAATTGTCTTTTCATAtcgtttacttttttttcgtttttacgGTTTTATTACTAGTACGTATATTTCTACTAGTATGTATAATTCTATGCAAATTCTCATTTCTGTGAAATATTTATCAGTTCAAATTGCATTGATTTGTCTTTTTAAAATTTCGAGGCATTTGTAATAGAAGGGTCTTGAGATACAAAAATGTGTGAACGACTTCTTCTGAAGACAAGTTTTATTACAAGTTTTATAACTTTCTTCATCATTTGCTTTCACCCACTTGTCCTGAAATGCGAAATATTATTCGTCACAGGCACCATTTCAAGGAATAGTCCCACTTATGGGACTATTTCGGTTCCGCCAGCATAAAAACACATATCTGAACGTCTCTCTGGGTTCCAAAAGCTTTCTTGCGAAACAAAGTGCTTGTATGCTGGCCTGTATGAGAAACACATCCTGTGTCTCTCTAAATGTGGCGGAAAAACCAGACGAAAACTCGCTTTTTTGGTGCGAAATTCTCAACACTGATAAATACAGGTCTCAAGACAACGTCCAGTACAACACAAGCTCTATCCATTACAGCTTCAATGTGAGTACGCCAAAAGCTCATACTTGGTCAGTGAAATATATAAAACTTCTTCTTCAAAACGCTCCTTCCCTTTCTCCCCGCCATAAAGCAGAATGTAATGTAGATTGTAGAATGTTATTGCTGCCATCTGGATTTGTACGGTATATGTTCAAAAGGGCACAAAATggatctgttccgcagcccATTTTTTTGCTGTCTGGGAAGATGTTAGCCCCTCGGTTGCTGGGACAAAAATCCtcccgaatggttctgctggcacATTTGTAAAGTCGAACTAGTTATCTAGTTGTGCTGGAAATATTTTGGGGGACGCTGGAGCGGATGCTTGGGAAATAAAACCGTCCCGATCGATTATTCGTGTAATTAAGTATTCATGTGCTAAAATGCCTAACCAATGCTGgctggaaaaaaaaggaatggtccCTCCTGGGAAAAAGGAATAGAAAATTTATtcccagcaacttttaaaatgaatatttaaggtatcagaacatattcaaatgACGAAATATGCCGTTTTAACGTGTTTTGGGAAGGGAAGCTCGTTGTATGCCCTTgtatgtaacaacaacaaaagtctTCGTTAGTTCTAACGAAAAGGGAAACTCtagcgatgacgtcatcaaactGCCGTTCATTGTTTGACTGTGAAACTTTGTAGACTATTCCCAGGCATTGTTtggtttattttatatatcGATCTCACAGACGCCCTGCTACGATGAGCCGTGCCTGCATGGGGGTACTTGTGAACCATCGTACCATGACGACAGCTACACCTGCGCCTGTGTGCCTCCATTCGTAGGAAAACATTGCGACGGTGAGTCAACTGGGGGTATCCAGCCAGAGGTGGGGCCAAGAGGGGACATCCAGCCAGAGGTGGGGCCAAGAGGGGACATCCAGCCAGAGGTGGGGCCAAGTGGGGGTATCCAGCCAGAGGTAGGGCCAAGAGGGGACATCTAGCCAGGGGTAGGGCCAAGAGGGGACATCTAGCCAGGGGTAGGGCCAAAAGGGGACATCCAGCCAGGTGTAGGGCCAAGTGGGGACATCTAGCCAGGGGTAGGGCCAAGTGGGGACATCTAGCCAGCGGTAGGGCCAAGTGGGGACATCCAGCCGGGAGTAGGGCCAAGTGGGGACATCTAGCCGGGGGTAGGGCCAATAGGGGACATCTAGCCGGGAGTAGGGCCAAGTGGGGACATCTAGCCGGGGGTAGGGCCAATAGGGGACATCTAGCCAGGGGTAGGGCCAAGAGGGGACATCTAGCCGGGGGTAGGGCCAAGTGGGGACATCTAGCCAGGGGTAGGGCCAAGAGGGGACATCTAGCCAGGGGTAGGGCCAAGTGGGGATATCTAGCCAGGGGTAGGGCCAAGAGGGGACATCCAGCCAGGGGTAGGGCCAAGAGGGGACATCTAGCCAGGGGTAGGGCCAAGTGGAGACATACAGCCAGGGGTAGGGCCAAGAGGGGACATCCAGCCAGGGGTAGGGCCAAGAGGGGACATCTAGCCAGGGGTAGGGCCAAGTGGGGACATCTAGCCAGGGGTAGGACCAAGAGGGGACATCCAGCCAGGGGTAGGGCCAAGAGGGGACATCCAGCCAGGGGAAGGGCCAAGAGGGGACATCTAGCCAGGGGTAGGGCCAAGAGGGGACATCTAGCCAGGGGTAGGGCCAAGTGGAGACATCCAGCCAGGGGTAGGGCCAAGAGGGGACATCCAGCCAGGGGTAGGGCCAAGAGGGGACATCTAGCCAGGGGTAGGGCCAAGTGGGGACATCTAGCCAGGGGTAGGGCCAAGAGGGGACATCCAGCCAGGGGTAGGGCCAAGAGGGGACATCCAGCCAGGGGTAGGGCCAAGAGGGGACATCTAGCCAGGGGTAGGGCCAAGAGGGGACATCTAGCCAGGGGTAGGGCCAAGTGGGGACATCTAGCCAGGGGTAGGGCCAAGTGGGGACATCTAGCCAGGGGTAGGGCCAA contains:
- the LOC5509625 gene encoding TNFAIP3-interacting protein 3, coding for MAANLKSRCSKCAEMQKTYLKTLEEKRALLVKLQNEQERCRRFTRENEMLETILQDMTNRLPTEQINSSNSVTSANSNDSRLERQLDEALTVNRKWRDEYEQMSSKHNQEKDEIREELNETRRKLEESKSHVLALETEVMRLAEALRNKGNQTAQTHVNNEDLDHVKIQMQQFKEDFSCERRDRERVQKEKECIQAELANAQEIIATLTQEVEMYREHCLRIQEENAVLRRRHSAPVQSQPQLQIVYPLNDPIRHPELRLQQQRRGVFTRGPIIPPPSAFYGGEVETDVTDGVSVMSSSDSDKHHSI